In Myxocyprinus asiaticus isolate MX2 ecotype Aquarium Trade chromosome 32, UBuf_Myxa_2, whole genome shotgun sequence, one genomic interval encodes:
- the si:dkey-94l16.4 gene encoding transcription factor 20, whose amino-acid sequence MEQPPINSDGLQPQDLSSTCSLPNIFDLSRNSEECLLKANPIDALHVVQTPGWFVSPGTSNGMLLPENDSNQLPLPTDQINPDNAFSNTTVTLSYVSRSHVFSNHNALSEHSPIYGVPSLSKAFALHPSAYDASKLATDTGDDTDLSVDMDQHCLQQVSVPVGLAACDQFGFMSPAQVVENVAAFCYLQQPPDLSSLQDVENIALETLKSLQRSNPTECRFPINMDELQNRAANGLWNVGPFEGGFPEGHATNAEGLHRDGNPEVVFLISRSEPPIILQNNPGPASFAISLNQDFISPLDPESPPAASVDETEDVFSLPQAASSPSEDSSFEGQAADITQEHLGKEFDPTTGDAASEFITNTYEKPTTDKTCNTEYKSVQVNGLSEGKTEICKTTDILCFSGSSLTTKKTFERKLPPRTSRGMRLGAIVQNIYPTRYKSSRVSNIKKAQTRKNSHFCSNQDTSSNKNNQHMLDSICTVKEAVESNEKTAAHLQEEETDVRVSNRCKTTISTSCSKNKSVLEPSCDLKTTKTLDVLLNSTKRAKKLRQKVSKRSSAGTGNLNLLPILKTSRKGCPAKLQRPIVGSKSSAATKKSNAPKRKRKKCKVGHTSLFSPPEPEIKLKYVNYKGEKKDIRDKAFAPYVHLELKDYPTCTVVNYPEESFRLKQGKQQASVGFMCGVVPSTPCLQYGRVSMDGAQRGSLVCCLCGGSANAMDLGDLHGPYYPEGFKSASKTLTNPQEEEENHSDTDSSLSVKSGQCDVSTPGTWTSKSFHNLSESAALMTCKRWTSDSELSSSPTAKRPKMDAATEWYSPPVVPLDNNEYWIHEDCGIWSAGVFLVRGKLYGLENAVKSAKESFCSTCQRRGATLGCVFKGCPNKYHYTCAMQSGCILNEDNFSMKCRKHKNKSIQGSSYHQITR is encoded by the exons ATGGAACAGCCTCCCATCAACTCAGATGGTTTACAGCCTCAGGATCTGTCCTCCACCTGCAGCCTACCCAATATCTTTGATCTGTCAAGAAACAGCGAAGAATGTCTGTTGAAAGCGAACCCCATAGATGCCTTGCATGTTGTCCAGACACCAGGCTGGTTTGTCAGTCCTGGGACCAGCAATGGGATGCTACTTCCGGAGAATGACTCCAATCAGTTGCCACTTCCCACAGACCAGATCAACCCAGACAATGCGTTTTCCAACACGACTGTCACACTCTCTTATGTAAGCAGGTCACATGTCTTCTCTAACCATAACGCCCTCTCAGAGCATTCCCCAATTTATGGTGTTCCATCCTTAAGCAAGGCTTTCGCGCTGCACCCTTCTGCCTATGATGCTAGCAAGCTGGCAACGGACACGGGAGACGACACAGATCTCTCGGTGGATATGGACCAACACTGCCTCCAGCAGGTGTCAGTGCCTGTAGGACTGGCAGCCTGCGACCAATTTGGGTTTATGTCCCCAGCTCAGGTTGTTGAAAATGTAGCCGCGTTCTGCTACCTTCAACAGCCTCCTGATTTGAGCAGTTTGCAAGATGTGGAAAACATTGCTTTGGAAACACTCAAATCTTTACAACGAAGCAATCCCACAGAGTGTAGGTTTCCCATCAACATGGATGAACTTCAAAACAGAGCTGCTAATGGCTTGTGGAATGTGGGACCGTTTGAGGGAGGCTTTCCGGAGGGTCACGCTACAAACGCAGAGGGTTTACACAGAGATGGCAACCCTGAGGTAGTCTTTCTGATCTCCAGATCTGAGCCGCCGATCATTTTACAGAACAACCCGGGGCCTGCAAGCTTTGCGATATCTTTAAACCAAGATTTTATTAGTCCTTTAGATCCTGAGTCACCCCCTGCTGCCTCGGTGGATGAAACTGAGGATGTTTTCTCCTTGCCACAGGCTGCAAGTTCTCCAAGTGAAGACAGTTCATTCGAAGGACAAGCGGCTGACATTACGCAAGAACATTTGGGCAAAGAGTTTGATCCTACGACAGGTGATGCTGCATCAGAATTCATCACCAACACTTATGAAAAACCAACAACTGACAAAACGTGCAACACAGAGTACAAGTCAGTACAGGTCAATGGACTATCAGAAGGAAAAACAGAAATATGTAAGACAACTGACATTTTGTGTTTTAGTGGCAGTTCGCTCACCACAAAGAAGACATTTGAGAGAAAACTGCCACCAAGAACTAGTAGAGGAATGAGGTTGGGAGCCATTGTTCAAAACATCTACCCCACCAGGTACAAATCAAGTCGCGTCTCTAATATAAAAAAAGCTCAGACTAGAAAGAACTCTCATTTCTGCTCCAATCAGGACACGTCATCCAACAAGAATAACCAGCACATGCTGGACAGTATATGCACTGTGAAGGAGGCAGTGGAATCTAATGAAAAGACAGCTGCACATTTACAGGAAGAAGAAACAGATGTCAGAGTTTCAAACAGATGTAAAACCACAATATCTACCTCATGTTCTAAAAACAAGAGTGTTCTTGAACCGTCATGTGATCTCAAGACCACAAAGACATTAGATGTTTTGTTAAATTCCACAAAAAGAGCAAAGAAACTACGACAGAAGGTTTCGAAAAGGTCTTCAGCAGGAACAGGAAACCTTAACTTATTACCAATATTGAAAACCTCTAGAAAAGGCTGCCCTGCAAAGCTTCAGAGGCCAATTGTAGGTTCAAAAAGTTCAGCTGCTACAAAGAAATCGAATGCCCCCAAAAGGAAAAGGAAGAAATGCAAAGTTGGCCATACTTCCTTGTTTTCACCCCCTGAACCAGAAATCAAACTCAAATATGTGAACTACAAAGGAGAGAAAAAGGACATACGGGATAAGGCCTTTGCCCCCTATGTTCATTTGGAACTCAAAGACTACCCGACCTGTACGGTTGTCAACTATCCCGAGGAGAGTTTCAGGCTCAAGCAGGGAAAGCAGCAGGCGTCCGTTGGCTTCATGTGTGGTGTGGTTCCTTCAACACCTTGTTTGCAATATGGACGAGTTTCCATGGATGGCGCACAACGGGGTAGCCTAGTGTGCTGTCTTTGTGGCGGCTCTGCCAATGCTATGGATCTTGGTGACTTGCATGGGCCATATTACCCTGAGGGATTCAAATCTGCCTCAAAAACTCTTACTAATCcacaggaagaggaggagaaccATAGTGATACAGATTCCTCTCTTAGTGTTAAGAGTGGACAGTGTGATGTTTCCACTCCAGGCACTTGGACTAGTAAATCTTTTCACAATCTATCAGAGTCAGCAGCTTTGATGACCTGTAAAAGGTGGACCAGTGATAGTGAGCTCTCTAGTAGTCCTACAGCTAAGAGACCTAAGATGGATGCTGCCACTGAGTGGTACAGCCCTCCTGTGGTTCCTCTTGACAATAATGAGTACTGGATCCATGAGGACTGTGGCATATGGTCAGCAGGTGTCTTTCTGGTCAGAGGAAAACTGTATGGACTTGAAAATGCTGTCAAGTCAGCAAAAGAGTCG ttttGTTCAACTTGTCAAAGAAGGGGGGCTACATTGGGCTGTGTTTTCAAAGGCTGCCCAAACAAGTATCACTACACATGTGCAATGCAGTCAG GTTGTATATTAAACGAGGACAATTTCTCAATGAAATGCAGAAAGCACAAG AACAAGTC